Proteins encoded by one window of Panicum virgatum strain AP13 chromosome 7N, P.virgatum_v5, whole genome shotgun sequence:
- the LOC120681098 gene encoding 3-ketoacyl-CoA synthase 6-like has product MLQRAWTVSYGELVGLLLLTPVHVLMVVILLGAGMAMLWRARRPRDVYLVDYGCFLGEPHHRITFAMAVEHAHLMTSLIDNESASFMVRLYERSGIGEETSVPDSFRYMPPEQGIEASREEAELVIFSAVDKALARAALNPDGIDALVVACSFTTLTPVFADAIVNRYKLRADVQSVNLSGMGCSGALICIGLAKSLLQVAPPGRRVLIVATEILSSMFYAGTKREMLVPNVLFRMGAAAMIMSNSPERARFRLGPVVRTLTAAQDRDYRCAFQEEDDEGVTGINLSKDLPAVAANALRRNITALAPAVLPASELLRVAFSFLGHRFLGGRAEERCYRPAFHKVFQHFCIHPGGRRVLDEVQRGLGLSDGDMEASRMTLHRFGNMASSSLLYELAYIEAKRRMSKGDRVCMISFSPGIDCSSVVWECIKPAADPENGPWAGCIHRYPVKLHRQILKRTHEQQEHHMRPIKN; this is encoded by the coding sequence ATGCTTCAGCGAGCATGGACAGTCAGCTACGGCGAGCTCGTCGGCTTGCTTTTGCTTACTCCAGTTCACGTCCTAATGGTAGTGATCCTGCTGGGGGCCGGCATGGCCATGTTATGGCGAGCACGCAGACCACGGGACGTGTACCTCGTGGACTACGGCTGCTTCCTGGGCGAGCCGCACCACAGGATCACCTTCGCGATGGCCGTGGAGCACGCGCACCTCATGACCTCCCTCATCGACAATGAGAGCGCCAGCTTCATGGTTCGGCTGTACGAGCGGTCCGGGATCGGCGAGGAGACCAGCGTGCCGGATTCCTTTCGTTACATGCCCCCCGAGCAAGGCATCGAGGCATCCCGCGAGGAAGCCGAGCTGGTCATCTTCTCCGCAGTCGACAAGGCGCTCGCCAGGGCCGCCCTGAACCCCGACGGCATTGACGCGCTCGTCGTCGCCTGCAGCTTCACCACGCTGACGCCGGTGTTCGCCGACGCCATCGTGAACAGGTACAAGCTCCGCGCCGACGTGCAGAGCGTGAACCTGTCGGGGATGGGGTGCAGCGGGGCTCTCATCTGCATCGGCCTCGCCAAGAGCCTCCTGCAGGTGGCACCGCCCGGGAGGCGCGTCCTGATCGTGGCCACCGAGATCCTGTCGTCGATGTTCTACGCCGGGACCAAGCGCGAGATGCTCGTGCCCAACGTGCTCTTCCggatgggcgccgccgccatgatcATGTCCAACTCGCCGGAGCGCGCCCGCTTCCGGCTCGGCCCTGTCGTGCGCACGCTGACCGCTGCGCAGGACAGGGACTACCGGTGCGCGTtccaggaggaggacgacgaggggGTCACGGGCATCAATCTCTCCAAGGACctgcccgccgtcgccgcgaacGCGCTCAGGAGGAACATCACCGCCTTGGCTCCGGCCGTCCTGCCCGCGTCCGAGCTCCTCCGGGtggccttctccttcctcgggcACAGGTTCCTGGGCGGGCGCGCGGAGGAGAGGTGCTACCGCCCGGCCTTCCACAAGGTGTTCCAGCACTTCTGCATCCACCCGGGCGGGCGCAGGGTGCTCGACGAGGTGCAGCGGGGCCTCGGCCTCTCCGACGGCGACATGGAGGCGTCGCGCATGACGCTGCACCGGTTCGGGAACATGGCGAGCAGCTCGTTGCTGTACGAGCTCGCCTACATCGAGGCCAAGCGCCGGATGAGCAAGGGTGACCGGGTGTGCATGATCTCCTTCAGCCCCGGGATAGACTGCAGCAGCGTCGTGTGGGAGTGCATCAAGCCGGCGGCGGACCCCGAAAACGGACCGTGGGCTGGCTGCATCCACCGCTACCCTGTCAAGCTCCACCGCCAGATTCTCAAAAGGACACATGAGCAGCAGGAGCATCACATGCGTCCAATCAAGAACTGA
- the LOC120680486 gene encoding uncharacterized protein LOC120680486 — MADDAVAGAAGRPCARPAPPAASRRQQHVDDGAGCDGHRQHDVIMLRRTRSGRAFPPPISVIGKGGRPWLSLRAHREGGRLVLREMRLPSQELLQPCKEDGRFKLLIHPEAGGRTAAAPQERQGKDKGCS; from the coding sequence ATGGCGGacgacgccgtcgccggagcggcCGGTCGTCCTTGCGCGCGCccggccccgccggcggcgtccaGGAGGCAGCAGCAcgtcgacgacggcgccggctGCGACGGCCACCGCCAGCACGACGTGATCATGCTGAGGCGGACGAGGAGCGGGCGGGCGTTCCCGCCGCCGATCTCCGTGATCGGCAAGGGCGGGCGGCCGTGGCTCAGCCTCCGGGCGCACCGCGAGGGCGGCCGCCTGGTGCTGCGGGAGATGCGCCTGCCGtcgcaggagctgctgcagccCTGCAAGGAGGACGGCAGGTTCAAGCTCCTCATCCacccggaggccggcggccgcacggcggcggcaccgcaGGAGAGGCAGGGGAAGGATAAGGGCTGCTCTTGA